In Rutidosis leptorrhynchoides isolate AG116_Rl617_1_P2 chromosome 2, CSIRO_AGI_Rlap_v1, whole genome shotgun sequence, one genomic interval encodes:
- the LOC139889021 gene encoding GDSL esterase/lipase At5g37690-like translates to MATTTIMLKLIVLYVAINVVSMTIVTAEKGKVGAPMFIFGDSTMDVGTNNYLPNSTSRADHPYNGIDFADSKPTGRFSNGKNAADQLAKLLGNYKASPPPFLSFLKQNQTYFNRTILRGANFASGGSGVFNQTGSALFKQVISMEDQIKQFATYRSNITQLLGSQKAVDALLRKSIYIISVGGNDLVEYAMFHRGQIGDPKQLIFNLTKVYSIHLTNLYNLGARKFGIIGVPPIGCCPASRGFNATGGCYEAMNDNARSFYKSLATLLSDSALMYKDFKYSLGNSYEMAMNVIDNPRGNRFKEVKTACCGSGNFKGEGDCVTGASLCNNRDDYLFWDKVHPTQKVSQLAALTLVYGEGSEYVTPMNFSSLAMT, encoded by the exons ATGGCCACTACAACCATAATGTTAAAGCTCATTGTGTTATATGTGGCCATTAATGTAGTATCTATGACGATAGTAACCGCTGAAAAAGGTAAGGTTGGTGCACCCATGTTTATATTTGGGGATTCAACCATGGATGTTGGGACAAACAACTATCTACCGAACTCCACCTCTAGAGCCGATCATCCTTACAATGGCATCGATTTTGCTGACTCTAAACCGACCGGAAGGTTTAGTAATGGAAAAAATGCGGCTGATCAGCTCG CAAAGCTGTTGGGCAACTACAAAGCTAGCCCACCACCGTTCCTCTCATTTCTCAAACAAAACCAGACATATTTCAACCGTACTATACTTCGAGGAGCCAACTTCGCTTCAGGAGGATCTGGCGTTTTTAACCAAACGGGCTCAGCATTATTT AAACAAGTGATATCCATGGAGGATCAAATCAAACAATTTGCCACATATCGTAGTAATATCACTCAACTGTTAGGTTCACAAAAGGCTGTTGATGCTCTGCTTCGAAAATCCATTTATATTATCAGTGTTGGAggcaacgatcttgttgaatatgcAATGTTTCACAGGGGTCAAATTGGAGATCCCAAACAACTGATCTTTAATCTCACTAAAGTCTACTCTATACACTTAACG AATCTGTACAATTTAGGCGCAAGAAAGTTTGGGATAATTGGTGTACCACCAATTGGCTGTTGTCCAGCTTCACGTGGATTTAACGCTACTGGTGGTTGTTATGAAGCTATGAACGATAATGCAAGATCGTTTTATAAGTCATTGGCAACTCTGTTATCTGATTCCGCATTAATGTACAAAGACTTCAAGTACTCTCTTGGAAATAGCTACGAAATGGCCATGAATGTTATTGACAACCCACGTGGAAACC GGTTCAAAGAAGTGAAGACAGCATGTTGTGGATCAGGAAATTTCAAAGGGGAAGGTGATTGTGTAACGGGAGCGAGTCtttgtaataatagagatgatTATTTGTTCTGGGATAAGGTTCATCCAACTCAAAAGGTGTCTCAACTTGCAGCTCTAACACTTGTTTACGGTGAAGGGAGCGAATACGTGACACCTATGAATTTCAGTAGTTTGGCTATGACTTGA